A window of Nitrospiraceae bacterium genomic DNA:
TCGCGAACCCTCCTGGTTGATGATCTGTACTGTTTATGAGCTCGAACATTCTCAATCGAACGACAGCAATATTGGCACGAAAGTTGGCGAGTCACAGCTTCTGTGGATATTCCTGTGAACAACGTTGTGTTTGAACGATTGCGAAGCAGATGGAGCCTTATAAATAGCAAAGTGCCTGATATTTGAGCATTGTGGTTCGCCACCAAGAACCCCCATATCTTGGGGGCGGAAGAACCCTATACGTAATTACGCCGCGTGGCAATGTTAGATAATTCTAAATTGTTCGCATCCAATCGCCACGAAATCTGCTAATGCCATGTGACCTAGGGAGATTCCCAGGTATCCGAATCACTATCCACAGCGACGACTTCTCGCTGAGGATAACCGCCCGTAATAATGCCCAAATCATGCGCCCAGTGTGGCATCTCTCACATGCTGAAATTGGTCGTCTCTGCGAACGACATGAGTTCACGTGGAAGGCGTGGGCTGCTCATTCGATATCCTCGGTAGCTACCGCTAACCGGTGACAGAGGTACTCTTCCAAATCCTCCTGTGACTCTTCGTCAATGACGAGCGTTTCCACGCCAAAATCTTCACCTCGCACCCATCGCACGATGCCGGCGGTCACGTAGACTTGCTGGTCAATCGACAGGTTCACCGTC
This region includes:
- a CDS encoding PilZ domain-containing protein; translation: MPFTIRPYRRFPIYCHVTYQTGQFEGSGTVWNLSFSGWRFSGDLPLRVGEVCSLTVNLSIDQQVYVTAGIVRWVRGEDFGVETLVIDEESQEDLEEYLCHRLAVATEDIE